From Tripterygium wilfordii isolate XIE 37 chromosome 16, ASM1340144v1, whole genome shotgun sequence, one genomic window encodes:
- the LOC119981028 gene encoding SAC3 family protein A-like isoform X2: MHHTRILQIHTVMETQDTQVTIAVIININKPIIHMLSLQKHIKTQTAGAYPSGGYSNQTTVWNEGNYANYAPHQYSNYISDTTGTYSSGTVAATTQQYQQHYQQWADYSSQTEVICAPGTENLSVASTSNQGLSAPSTSIVYPTSNSQPPPSSNPSWRPDSGLSELPSLQPNAAASGAHDSYWKQRVPSFQNHHASPVQTHFQKPLDSQNSYNNFQDQQKSAYPQVPNSQNPAPHQVLQSFQSPHRVPQTYQPPHLVPQTYQPPHLVPQTYQPSHLVPQTYQSPQPQNCQSPQQSVPSLDLRRGTKVQIPTNPRIASNLALGLPKSDKDSYTASATVKPAYISVSLPKPNDSVSSNDAVNGVIKPDSFPKSLRGYVERALARCKDDAQLAACQAAMKEIITKATADGTLHTRDWDTEPLFPLPSPNIANKDNLHYAAPVSSLPKFKRSPSRRSKSRWEPLPEEKSIDKPVSVSNDTVKYGGWDRKPLSVNSNSKEDGLTSAKFSLNNKKFSSKNAQRRVKKQRLADACNAADNGDASSDSDKKQTLTAYYSGAIALANSPDERKRRENRFKRFEKGQGNQAEINYSKAKKVGNENLYNRRASALVLSQNFDDGASKAVEDIDWDALTVKGTCQDIEKRYLRLTSAPDPTTVRPGEVLQKALLMVQNSHKNYLYKCDQLKSIRQDLTVQRIHNQLTVKVYETHARLALEVGDLPEYNQCQSQLMTLYAEGIAGCHMEFAAYNLLCVILHSNNNRDVLSSMSRLSDKAKQDEAVKHALAVRRAVTSGNYVMFFKLYKSAPNLNACHMDLYVEKMRYKAVSCMSRSYRPTVPVSYIANVLGFTRVLPINEVSREVSDGLEECLEWLKAHGACLTTDNIGELQLDTKTSSSSLYMPEPDDAVAHGDASLAVNDFLARTSL; this comes from the exons ATGCATCATACCCGAATTCTTCAGATCCATACGGTTATGGAAACGCAGGATACCCAGGTTACTATAGCGGttatcatcaacatcaacaaaCCAATCATTCATATGCTCAGCCTGCAGAAGCATATCAAAACACAG ACAGCTGGAGCTTACCCAAGTGGCGGTTATAGTAATCAGACTACTGTGTGGAATGAAGGAAATTATGCAAACTATGCCCCTCATCAGTACTCGAACTATATTTCGGACACAACGGGTACATATAGTTCTGGTACTGTAGCTGCTACTACTCAACAATATCAACAGCATTACCAGCAATGGGCAGACTACTCCAGTCAGACGGAAGTTATTTGTGCTCCTGGTACTGAAAATTTGTCTGTTGCTAGTACATCTAACCAGGGACTTTCAGCTCCTAGCACCAGTATTGTGTATCCAACTTCAAACAGTCAGCCACCTCCATCTTCTAATCCATCTTGGAGACCGGACTCTGGTTTATCTGAGTTGCCTTCCTTGCAG CCCAATGCAGCAGCTAGTGGTGCACATGATAGTTACTGGAAACAGAGGGTTCCAAGCTTTCAAAATCACCATGCTAGTCCTGTGCAAACACACTTCCAAAAACCTTTGGATTCACAAAATTCTTATAATAATTTTCAGGATCAACAGAAGAGTGCCTATCCTCAGGTACCTAATTCACAAAATCCTGCTCCTCATCAGGTGCTCCAAAGTTTTCAATCTCCCCATCGGGTGCCCCAGACTTATCAACCTCCTCATCTGGTGCCCCAGACTTATCAACCTCCTCATCTGGTGCCCCAGActtatcaaccatctcatctgGTGCCCCAGACTTATCAGTCACCGCAGCCCCAGAATTGCCAATCGCCTCAACAAAGTGTTCCTTCTTTAGATTTGCGAAGGGGAACCAAAGTGCAGATCCCAACAAATCCTAGAATCGCTTCAAATTTGGCTTTGGGTTTACCAAAAAGTGATAAGGATAGCTATACAGCCAGTGCGACAGTGAAACCTGCTTATATTAGTGTGTCGCTGCCAAAGCCAAATGACAGTGTGTCGTCTAATGATGCTGTTAATGGCGTCATTAAG CCTGATTCGTTTCCCAAGTCACTACGTGGTTATGTTGAAAGAGCTTTAGCTCGCTGTAAAGATGATGCACAACTTGCTGCTTGTCAGGCTGCAATGAAGGAG ATTATAACAAAGGCGACTGCTGATGGTACACTTCATACTCGTGACTGGGATACTGAGCCTCTTTTTCCATTACCAAGCCCAAATATAGCCAATAAAGA CAATTTACATTATGCAGCTCCTGTTTCTTCCTTACCCAAGTTTAAAAGGAGTCCAAGTAGGCGATCAAAAAGTAGGTGGGAGCCGTTACCTGAGGAGAAATCAATTGACAAACCAGTTTCTGTCAGTAATGATACTGTAAAATATGGTGGTTGGGACAGAAAG CCATTAAGTGTCAATTCCAACAGTAAGGAGGATGGTTTAACTAGTGCCAAATTTTCTCTAAACAACAAGAAATTCTCAAGCAAAAATGCCCAGAGACGAGTGAAGAAGCAGCGTTTAGCTGATGCTTGTAATGCTGCTGATAATGGTGATGCATCAAGTGACAGTGATAAGAAACAGACTTTAACAGCATATTATTCAGGTGCAATAGCACTTGCAAATTCACCAGATGAAAGAAAGAGACGTGAAAACCGCTTTAAGCGATTTGAGAAGGGACAGGGAAATCAAGCAGAGATTAATTACTCCAAAGCAAAAAAAGTTGGAAATGAAAACTTATACAATAGAAGGGCTAGTGCCTTGGTGCTTAGCCAAAACTTCGATGATGGTGCTAGCAAGGCTGTTGAAGACATTGACTGGGATGCGCTGACTGTTAAGGGGACCTGCCAGGACATTGAGAAACGCTATTTGCGCCTTACTTCTGCACCTGATCCAACCACT GTAAGACCTGGAGAAGTGCTTCAAAAAGCTCTTCTTATGGTTCAAAATTCTCATAAGAACTATCTTTACAAATGTGACCAATTGAAGTCTATTCGCCAAGATTTAACTGTACAAAGAATACACAATCAACTAACCGTTAAG GTGTATGAGACTCATGCTCGATTAGCACTGGAAGTTGGTGACTTGCCCGAGTACAATCAG TGCCAATCACAGCTGATGACTCTTTATGCTGAAGGAATTGCGGGATGCCATATGGAGTTTGCAGCATACAACTTACTATGTGTTATTTTGCACTCTAATAACAACAGAGATGTCTTATCATCAATGTCAAG ATTATCAGATAAGGCAAAGCAAGATGAAGCTGTCAAACATGCTCTTGCTGTTCGTAGAGCTGTCACGTCAGGGAATTATGTTATGTTCTTCAAACTATACAAGAGCGCTCCGAACTTGAATGCTTGCCATATGG ATCTTTACGTTGAAAAGATGCGATATAAGGCTGTGAGTTGCATGTCTCGGTCCTATCGCCCTACGGTACCAGTTTCATACATAGCAAATGTTCTTGGCTTCACCAGAGTCTTGCCTATAAATGAAGTCAGTCGAGAGGTTTCAGATGGGCTAGAGGAGTGTTTGGAATGGTTGAAGGCACATGGTGCATGCCTTACTACTGATAATATTGGAGAGTTGCAGCTTGATACAAAG ACATCATCTTCTAGTCTCTACATGCCAGAGCCTGATGATGCTGTGGCTCATGGAGATGCCAGTTTAGCTGTTAATGATTTTCTGGCACGGACTTCTTTATAG
- the LOC119981028 gene encoding SAC3 family protein A-like isoform X1, with protein sequence MMNQGSNTQTVAPAGPNSLETRHVTDASQGETASYFPSTTRSEAVLWTLPRADNPSVENGTPSSDYPYEQQPMRIIQDGSNATSAASSSSLGTTNASQAYNGYASYPNSSDPYGYGNAGYPGYYSGYHQHQQTNHSYAQPAEAYQNTGAPHQPISSFKNTGSYAGPASYSGTYYNPGTYQTAGAYPSGGYSNQTTVWNEGNYANYAPHQYSNYISDTTGTYSSGTVAATTQQYQQHYQQWADYSSQTEVICAPGTENLSVASTSNQGLSAPSTSIVYPTSNSQPPPSSNPSWRPDSGLSELPSLQPNAAASGAHDSYWKQRVPSFQNHHASPVQTHFQKPLDSQNSYNNFQDQQKSAYPQVPNSQNPAPHQVLQSFQSPHRVPQTYQPPHLVPQTYQPPHLVPQTYQPSHLVPQTYQSPQPQNCQSPQQSVPSLDLRRGTKVQIPTNPRIASNLALGLPKSDKDSYTASATVKPAYISVSLPKPNDSVSSNDAVNGVIKPDSFPKSLRGYVERALARCKDDAQLAACQAAMKEIITKATADGTLHTRDWDTEPLFPLPSPNIANKDNLHYAAPVSSLPKFKRSPSRRSKSRWEPLPEEKSIDKPVSVSNDTVKYGGWDRKPLSVNSNSKEDGLTSAKFSLNNKKFSSKNAQRRVKKQRLADACNAADNGDASSDSDKKQTLTAYYSGAIALANSPDERKRRENRFKRFEKGQGNQAEINYSKAKKVGNENLYNRRASALVLSQNFDDGASKAVEDIDWDALTVKGTCQDIEKRYLRLTSAPDPTTVRPGEVLQKALLMVQNSHKNYLYKCDQLKSIRQDLTVQRIHNQLTVKVYETHARLALEVGDLPEYNQCQSQLMTLYAEGIAGCHMEFAAYNLLCVILHSNNNRDVLSSMSRLSDKAKQDEAVKHALAVRRAVTSGNYVMFFKLYKSAPNLNACHMDLYVEKMRYKAVSCMSRSYRPTVPVSYIANVLGFTRVLPINEVSREVSDGLEECLEWLKAHGACLTTDNIGELQLDTKTSSSSLYMPEPDDAVAHGDASLAVNDFLARTSL encoded by the exons ATGATGAATCAAGGAAGCAATACGCAGACTGTAGCTCCGGCGGGTCCAAATTCGCTTGAG ACTAGACATGTTACTGATGCGAGCCAAGGAGAGACAGCTTCATATTTTCCTTCCACGACTAGGTCTGAAGCTGTATTGTGGACCTTGCCTAGGGCGGATAATCCTTCTGTGGAGAATGGAACTCCAAGTTCTGATTATCCATATGAGCAGCAGCCCATGAGAATCATACAAGATGGGTCAAATGCAACATCCGCTGCCAGTTCATCAAGTTTAGGGACAACAAATGCTTCACAAGCATACAATGGCTATGCATCATACCCGAATTCTTCAGATCCATACGGTTATGGAAACGCAGGATACCCAGGTTACTATAGCGGttatcatcaacatcaacaaaCCAATCATTCATATGCTCAGCCTGCAGAAGCATATCAAAACACAGGTGCTCCTCATCAGCCTATTTCCTCATTTAAGAATACAGGGTCTTATGCTGGGCCTGCAAGTTATTCAGGCACTTACTACAATCCTGGTACTTATCAGACAGCTGGAGCTTACCCAAGTGGCGGTTATAGTAATCAGACTACTGTGTGGAATGAAGGAAATTATGCAAACTATGCCCCTCATCAGTACTCGAACTATATTTCGGACACAACGGGTACATATAGTTCTGGTACTGTAGCTGCTACTACTCAACAATATCAACAGCATTACCAGCAATGGGCAGACTACTCCAGTCAGACGGAAGTTATTTGTGCTCCTGGTACTGAAAATTTGTCTGTTGCTAGTACATCTAACCAGGGACTTTCAGCTCCTAGCACCAGTATTGTGTATCCAACTTCAAACAGTCAGCCACCTCCATCTTCTAATCCATCTTGGAGACCGGACTCTGGTTTATCTGAGTTGCCTTCCTTGCAG CCCAATGCAGCAGCTAGTGGTGCACATGATAGTTACTGGAAACAGAGGGTTCCAAGCTTTCAAAATCACCATGCTAGTCCTGTGCAAACACACTTCCAAAAACCTTTGGATTCACAAAATTCTTATAATAATTTTCAGGATCAACAGAAGAGTGCCTATCCTCAGGTACCTAATTCACAAAATCCTGCTCCTCATCAGGTGCTCCAAAGTTTTCAATCTCCCCATCGGGTGCCCCAGACTTATCAACCTCCTCATCTGGTGCCCCAGACTTATCAACCTCCTCATCTGGTGCCCCAGActtatcaaccatctcatctgGTGCCCCAGACTTATCAGTCACCGCAGCCCCAGAATTGCCAATCGCCTCAACAAAGTGTTCCTTCTTTAGATTTGCGAAGGGGAACCAAAGTGCAGATCCCAACAAATCCTAGAATCGCTTCAAATTTGGCTTTGGGTTTACCAAAAAGTGATAAGGATAGCTATACAGCCAGTGCGACAGTGAAACCTGCTTATATTAGTGTGTCGCTGCCAAAGCCAAATGACAGTGTGTCGTCTAATGATGCTGTTAATGGCGTCATTAAG CCTGATTCGTTTCCCAAGTCACTACGTGGTTATGTTGAAAGAGCTTTAGCTCGCTGTAAAGATGATGCACAACTTGCTGCTTGTCAGGCTGCAATGAAGGAG ATTATAACAAAGGCGACTGCTGATGGTACACTTCATACTCGTGACTGGGATACTGAGCCTCTTTTTCCATTACCAAGCCCAAATATAGCCAATAAAGA CAATTTACATTATGCAGCTCCTGTTTCTTCCTTACCCAAGTTTAAAAGGAGTCCAAGTAGGCGATCAAAAAGTAGGTGGGAGCCGTTACCTGAGGAGAAATCAATTGACAAACCAGTTTCTGTCAGTAATGATACTGTAAAATATGGTGGTTGGGACAGAAAG CCATTAAGTGTCAATTCCAACAGTAAGGAGGATGGTTTAACTAGTGCCAAATTTTCTCTAAACAACAAGAAATTCTCAAGCAAAAATGCCCAGAGACGAGTGAAGAAGCAGCGTTTAGCTGATGCTTGTAATGCTGCTGATAATGGTGATGCATCAAGTGACAGTGATAAGAAACAGACTTTAACAGCATATTATTCAGGTGCAATAGCACTTGCAAATTCACCAGATGAAAGAAAGAGACGTGAAAACCGCTTTAAGCGATTTGAGAAGGGACAGGGAAATCAAGCAGAGATTAATTACTCCAAAGCAAAAAAAGTTGGAAATGAAAACTTATACAATAGAAGGGCTAGTGCCTTGGTGCTTAGCCAAAACTTCGATGATGGTGCTAGCAAGGCTGTTGAAGACATTGACTGGGATGCGCTGACTGTTAAGGGGACCTGCCAGGACATTGAGAAACGCTATTTGCGCCTTACTTCTGCACCTGATCCAACCACT GTAAGACCTGGAGAAGTGCTTCAAAAAGCTCTTCTTATGGTTCAAAATTCTCATAAGAACTATCTTTACAAATGTGACCAATTGAAGTCTATTCGCCAAGATTTAACTGTACAAAGAATACACAATCAACTAACCGTTAAG GTGTATGAGACTCATGCTCGATTAGCACTGGAAGTTGGTGACTTGCCCGAGTACAATCAG TGCCAATCACAGCTGATGACTCTTTATGCTGAAGGAATTGCGGGATGCCATATGGAGTTTGCAGCATACAACTTACTATGTGTTATTTTGCACTCTAATAACAACAGAGATGTCTTATCATCAATGTCAAG ATTATCAGATAAGGCAAAGCAAGATGAAGCTGTCAAACATGCTCTTGCTGTTCGTAGAGCTGTCACGTCAGGGAATTATGTTATGTTCTTCAAACTATACAAGAGCGCTCCGAACTTGAATGCTTGCCATATGG ATCTTTACGTTGAAAAGATGCGATATAAGGCTGTGAGTTGCATGTCTCGGTCCTATCGCCCTACGGTACCAGTTTCATACATAGCAAATGTTCTTGGCTTCACCAGAGTCTTGCCTATAAATGAAGTCAGTCGAGAGGTTTCAGATGGGCTAGAGGAGTGTTTGGAATGGTTGAAGGCACATGGTGCATGCCTTACTACTGATAATATTGGAGAGTTGCAGCTTGATACAAAG ACATCATCTTCTAGTCTCTACATGCCAGAGCCTGATGATGCTGTGGCTCATGGAGATGCCAGTTTAGCTGTTAATGATTTTCTGGCACGGACTTCTTTATAG